In one Balaenoptera musculus isolate JJ_BM4_2016_0621 chromosome 20, mBalMus1.pri.v3, whole genome shotgun sequence genomic region, the following are encoded:
- the LOC118886105 gene encoding uncharacterized protein LOC118886105 → MPREGAFPVESRRGRKKKGCLSPTHPRHNSRVQTRWGKGKRAMRALTSSGPPHLKMLLKTNWQNLGHGAVGGVWSPPVTGAAGQWLPGLSKGEEEKGEGGGWAQQESLRGRRKLAGRRKNSGRGRRLQGPREPQWRNRAQRRLRKRLSPAEGSWRQNSAQGHLTPSALCTPPRSAAVHRSAGIRSAGRRALRASLTAATGR, encoded by the exons ATGCCCAGGGAAGGTGCCTTTCCCGTTGAGAGccgcagagggaggaagaaaaaaggttGCCTCTCCCCAACCCACCCGCGCCACAACTCCCGGGTGCAGACACGatgggggaaaggaaagagagcaaTGAGAG CCCTCACTAGCTCGGGCCCACCGCACCTGAAGATGCTCCTGAAAACGAATTGGCAGAATCTGGGCCATGGCGCTGTCGGGGGTGTATGGTCTCCTCCTGTCACTGGGGCTGCGGGGCAGTGGCTGCCCGGGCTCtccaagggagaggaggagaagggggaggggggaggctggGCTCAGCAGGAGAGTCTCCGGGGACGCAGGAAACTGGCAGGCAGACGAAAGAACTCAGGTCGGGGGCGGAGGCTCCAGGGTCCGCGAGAGCCGCAATGGCGGAACCGGGCGCAGCGCAGACTCCGGAAACGGCTGAGCCCTGCGGAAGGATCCTGGCGACAGAACTCCGCCCAGGGTCACCTCACCCCCTCCGCCTTATGTACTCCTCCACGGAGCGCCGCGGTGCATCGGAGCGCAGGAATTCGGAGCGCGGGGCGCAGGGCGCTGAGGGCCTCGCTTACTGCTGCGACAGGGAGGTAA